The Chryseobacterium suipulveris genome window below encodes:
- the rpe gene encoding ribulose-phosphate 3-epimerase, producing MKTKLIAPSLLSADFGNLERDIEMLNRSQADWLHVDVMDGRFVPNISFGFPVMKAIQKHSKKFVDVHLMIVEPEKYVEEFINQGADLVSVHYEACVHLHRTINLIQDKGAKAGVVLNPATPVLMLEDIIAEVDLVLLMSVNPGFGGQKFIENTYKKIAETKDLIISNNSTALIQVDGGVNLENAGKLFEAGADVLVAGNAVFSTENPERTIELLKV from the coding sequence ATGAAAACAAAACTCATCGCTCCTTCCCTGCTTTCCGCAGACTTTGGCAATCTTGAGAGAGATATCGAAATGCTCAACCGTTCACAAGCAGACTGGCTCCACGTCGATGTGATGGACGGAAGGTTTGTCCCCAATATTTCCTTTGGTTTTCCTGTGATGAAAGCGATTCAGAAACATTCAAAAAAGTTTGTTGATGTCCATTTGATGATCGTTGAACCAGAAAAATACGTGGAGGAATTTATCAATCAGGGAGCAGATTTGGTTTCAGTACATTACGAAGCGTGTGTTCATTTACACAGAACCATTAATCTGATTCAGGATAAAGGCGCAAAAGCAGGTGTCGTTTTAAATCCCGCAACTCCCGTTTTAATGCTGGAAGATATTATTGCTGAAGTGGATTTGGTATTATTAATGAGTGTAAACCCAGGTTTTGGCGGACAGAAATTCATCGAAAACACCTACAAAAAAATCGCAGAAACCAAAGATTTGATTATTTCCAACAATTCCACAGCTTTAATTCAAGTCGATGGAGGTGTGAATTTGGAAAACGCCGGAAAACTTTTCGAAGCAGGAGCCGATGTGTTGGTTGCAGGAAACGCAGTCTTTTCAACCGAAAATCCTGAAAGGACGATTGAGCTGCTGAAGGTGTGA
- a CDS encoding DUF4294 domain-containing protein translates to MKFNISVVIFLLFTAFSLNAQEIRQMKPLSEYPPELLKTDEFGNKYYYDEMQKAKIYEINGENVVVMDELVLLNKPRFNNQLDHNYYYFLNKKLNRVYPLFLTALQQYRDIQKDTENLDRSAQKKLINERQKELAAQYEAQIRDLTTSEGRVFAKLMNRATGKTVYEIIRELRGGWSAFWWNVKGNIADVSIKDPYDPHRDRTDQFVESLLQSNWNAGYLTPYPGYRDFKVKK, encoded by the coding sequence ATGAAATTTAACATATCGGTTGTCATTTTTCTTTTATTTACGGCATTTTCTCTGAATGCGCAGGAAATAAGGCAGATGAAACCACTCAGTGAATATCCTCCCGAACTCCTGAAAACAGACGAGTTTGGGAACAAATATTACTACGACGAAATGCAGAAAGCCAAAATCTACGAGATCAACGGCGAAAATGTTGTGGTAATGGATGAATTGGTGCTTTTGAACAAACCAAGATTCAATAACCAGCTGGACCACAATTACTATTATTTCCTTAATAAAAAGCTGAACCGGGTTTATCCGCTTTTCCTGACCGCGTTACAGCAATATCGTGATATCCAGAAAGATACCGAAAACCTCGACCGTTCTGCCCAGAAAAAATTAATCAACGAAAGACAGAAAGAGCTTGCCGCGCAATACGAAGCTCAGATTAGGGATTTAACCACTTCCGAGGGACGTGTTTTTGCAAAGCTGATGAACCGCGCCACAGGAAAAACGGTTTACGAAATCATCCGAGAACTTCGGGGTGGTTGGAGCGCTTTCTGGTGGAATGTGAAAGGAAATATTGCCGATGTGAGTATTAAAGATCCTTATGATCCGCATCGCGACAGAACCGACCAGTTCGTAGAATCACTTCTGCAAAGCAACTGGAATGCGGGTTACCTGACTCCATATCCAGGTTATCGAGATTTTAAAGTGAAGAAATAG
- a CDS encoding M20/M25/M40 family metallo-hydrolase: protein MNNYAKLLLVSTFCAVGINAQTKDQTVKSIMDETYKNSKLEQLAYELIDGIGPRLVGSPKMQQAHDWAVKSFQNWGIDARNEKWGEWKSWERGTSTIEMVLPYPKSLEGMQLAFSPATGAKGLTADVVMLPNFASKEEFNRWLPSVKGKFVMVSQYQPSGRPEYNWKEFATTESFEKMKKESAEASENWRKSIQNTGETSRTLNSKLESAGAAGIVSSNWSRGFGVNKIFSAGTKKIPVVDISLEDYGQLYRMLQNGTTPKLKITANSKDHGKAPTFNTVAEIKGTEKPDEYIILSAHLDSWDGGTGATDNGTGTITMMEVARILKKHYPNPKRTIVVGLWGSEEQGLNGSRAYVSAHKDQMPKVQAVFNQDNGTGRIANISGQGFLNSYDYLGRWLNAAPKELTKDIKTTFPGFPGGGGSDHAPFVAAGVPAFMLGSLNWGYGNYTWHTQRDTYDKIVFDDVKNNVALIAILTYMASEDPERASNEQIKMPMDSKSGEPAKWPEVKEPTRLGGFD from the coding sequence ATGAATAATTACGCGAAGTTACTATTGGTTTCCACTTTCTGTGCGGTTGGAATCAATGCACAGACGAAAGACCAAACCGTAAAATCCATTATGGATGAAACCTACAAAAATTCGAAGCTGGAACAGCTTGCCTATGAGTTAATCGACGGAATCGGTCCGAGATTGGTTGGAAGTCCGAAAATGCAGCAAGCACACGATTGGGCAGTGAAGAGCTTCCAAAACTGGGGAATCGATGCCAGAAACGAGAAATGGGGGGAATGGAAATCGTGGGAACGAGGCACGTCAACTATCGAAATGGTTCTTCCCTACCCGAAATCACTTGAAGGGATGCAGCTCGCTTTCAGTCCTGCAACTGGCGCAAAAGGTTTGACTGCCGATGTCGTGATGCTTCCGAATTTTGCAAGCAAAGAAGAATTCAACAGATGGCTACCTTCCGTAAAAGGTAAATTCGTGATGGTTTCCCAATACCAACCAAGCGGAAGACCCGAATACAACTGGAAAGAATTCGCAACCACGGAATCTTTTGAAAAGATGAAAAAGGAATCCGCGGAAGCTTCTGAAAACTGGAGGAAATCCATTCAGAACACAGGAGAAACAAGCAGAACGCTCAACTCAAAACTGGAATCTGCGGGAGCTGCAGGAATCGTATCCTCGAACTGGTCGAGAGGATTTGGGGTAAACAAAATTTTCTCTGCAGGGACAAAGAAAATCCCTGTTGTCGATATTTCCCTGGAAGACTACGGCCAGCTTTACCGAATGCTTCAAAACGGAACTACACCCAAACTGAAAATCACAGCCAATTCCAAAGACCACGGAAAAGCTCCCACTTTTAATACCGTTGCTGAAATCAAAGGAACTGAAAAACCCGATGAATACATTATTCTTTCTGCCCATCTCGACTCATGGGACGGCGGAACCGGAGCAACCGATAACGGCACCGGAACCATCACCATGATGGAAGTCGCAAGAATCCTGAAAAAGCATTACCCAAATCCGAAAAGAACAATCGTGGTCGGACTTTGGGGAAGTGAGGAACAGGGACTGAATGGTTCACGTGCATACGTTTCCGCACATAAAGATCAAATGCCAAAAGTGCAGGCAGTTTTTAACCAAGATAATGGCACCGGAAGAATTGCCAACATCAGCGGACAGGGATTCCTGAACTCCTACGACTATTTGGGAAGATGGCTGAATGCCGCTCCTAAAGAGCTCACGAAAGACATCAAAACCACATTTCCAGGATTTCCGGGAGGTGGCGGTTCTGATCACGCTCCGTTCGTCGCGGCGGGTGTTCCTGCGTTTATGCTTGGCTCTCTCAACTGGGGATACGGAAATTACACTTGGCATACGCAGAGAGATACCTATGACAAAATCGTTTTTGATGATGTGAAAAATAATGTCGCACTCATCGCAATATTGACTTATATGGCAAGTGAAGATCCAGAAAGAGCTTCCAACGAACAAATCAAAATGCCAATGGACAGCAAATCAGGAGAACCTGCAAAATGGCCGGAAGTGAAGGAACCAACCCGACTTGGTGGATTCGACTGA
- a CDS encoding NUDIX hydrolase, with protein MIDKINVRVYAAAIRDGKVLALHEEYAGEQLMKLPGGGLELGEGLLDCLHREFEEELNCKIKILGHLYTQEDFLVSRFRENEQLLTIYYMVEILDNDEFLILDPCIEKIEWIPINTAENPFQLPIDRIAFEKLRERFL; from the coding sequence ATGATCGACAAAATAAATGTCAGAGTTTATGCGGCTGCAATCCGAGACGGGAAAGTTCTCGCGCTGCACGAGGAATATGCAGGTGAACAGCTGATGAAACTTCCCGGAGGCGGTTTGGAATTGGGGGAAGGTTTACTCGACTGTCTCCATCGAGAATTCGAAGAAGAACTCAACTGCAAAATCAAAATCCTTGGACACCTTTATACTCAGGAAGATTTCTTGGTTTCCCGCTTCCGCGAAAACGAGCAGTTGCTCACCATTTATTATATGGTCGAAATTTTAGACAACGATGAATTCCTGATCCTTGATCCCTGCATCGAGAAAATTGAATGGATCCCGATCAATACCGCAGAAAACCCTTTTCAGCTGCCGATCGATAGGATTGCGTTTGAGAAGTTGAGGGAGCGGTTTTTGTAA
- a CDS encoding glycosyltransferase family 117 protein, translating into MKNWTFKQWNTVLGWIIFGIAFLTYLSTIEPNFSFWDTGEYIASAVKLEVTHAPGAALFQLVGAVAGIFAFGNGENYSVVINAMSALFSAFTILFLFWTITHLLRRLLNKDFEEITKHQEISILFAGAIGALCFTFSDTFWFSAVEGEVYSMASMFIALLVWLITKWENEYHDSDNERWIILIFFVTGLSVGVHMMCMLAIPAVCLMYYARNYEFSWKSFLWANLITLVILGIVFKGIFPLIMTLFGRMEIFAVNGLGLPFHSGTVIAFIVMIALCYFALKYARRSGKSIYQTIVLSAIYMIIGFSCWMVIPIRATANPPMNLNNPDNAIGMLDYYNREQYGDWPTSYGQNYTAYLDANGIQKNDDGSYKSEKTGDVYEKDDQTGTYRKVGERFNYVFSKDHVSFLPRMFNEDKTVMENYISMYGAPDFSFNYANEDVADNPEAKKIFDDLRKKYEDGTIKAADYLKVKPYNLINVQRPSLAQNLDYFFTFQNGYYFVRYLMWNFVGRQNDLEGNMENNRGNWISGISFIDNALWGDQSKMPGAFKNESTVKFFFLPLILGLIGFFFQINRDFGRFYAILSLFILTSVGIIFYTGVKPFEVRERDYAMVGSFYAFAIWIGLGAGALLWFLQDKVKSNAVTIVAGIVLLGIPLMMGFQNYNPHDRSNRYAAYDYAYSTLKSLPKNDILFVYGDNDTYPIWGMQETSGMRPDVKVVNFTLLSTPWNIDQVKRRTYDAMPVPSTLVHEEYRDGSNDQIYMMSKDDWQNIFANLKDAGAPDTEFAEFRKFLTQDSMTMKEAVNFLKHKSAGKDEILKMLFGEAKYEKFNFLPVSNFILPVNKENAVKAGIIDAKDLSQTVDQILIRYKSNSMFKNNMMLLDILANFDWKRPINFSSGGIYDEENIFFLGDYLQYDGFSYRLVPIKTPECEDGEMGRVDAESLYNIVKNFKWGNFKDLNVHFDETCTQNIVSYRSSASRAAEALSLAGQKAKAIEVLDLASREIPVQKYNDPRSLSSIVYGYIVSGQEEKGLKLAEELKKGIFEEYDYYTSLSPNEQRFVGRQMRKKPVEYSLVTAAVSDAYDKIGQKDKGYDYLVKSLQPIDSRFNNFIKALQTMGKEKAYNEVENVQKITPFYTYLFDVMTPYDSTYAKEKEEQITNAIIKATQ; encoded by the coding sequence ATGAAAAACTGGACATTTAAGCAGTGGAACACCGTTCTTGGTTGGATTATTTTTGGCATCGCATTTCTTACCTATTTATCGACGATAGAGCCGAATTTCAGTTTCTGGGACACTGGAGAATACATTGCTTCCGCAGTAAAATTGGAGGTTACGCACGCTCCAGGAGCAGCTCTTTTTCAGTTGGTTGGTGCGGTTGCAGGGATATTTGCTTTTGGAAATGGCGAGAATTATTCCGTCGTTATTAATGCAATGTCTGCGTTGTTCAGTGCTTTTACCATCCTGTTTCTCTTTTGGACGATCACCCATTTGTTGAGACGGCTTTTAAATAAAGATTTTGAGGAAATCACCAAACATCAGGAAATTTCAATTTTGTTTGCGGGAGCGATCGGTGCTTTGTGTTTCACTTTTTCAGATACGTTTTGGTTTTCCGCGGTTGAGGGTGAAGTTTACTCGATGGCGTCAATGTTTATCGCACTTTTGGTTTGGTTGATTACTAAATGGGAAAACGAATACCACGATTCTGACAACGAAAGATGGATCATCCTTATCTTCTTTGTAACCGGACTTTCTGTGGGAGTTCATATGATGTGTATGCTCGCAATTCCGGCAGTTTGCTTGATGTACTATGCAAGAAATTATGAGTTCTCCTGGAAAAGTTTTCTGTGGGCTAACTTAATTACATTAGTAATTTTAGGAATTGTCTTCAAAGGGATTTTCCCTTTAATAATGACTTTGTTCGGCAGAATGGAAATCTTTGCGGTAAACGGACTCGGTCTTCCTTTCCATTCGGGAACGGTGATTGCTTTTATCGTGATGATTGCTTTATGCTATTTTGCCCTTAAATATGCCAGAAGAAGCGGAAAGAGTATTTACCAGACGATTGTTCTTTCTGCAATCTATATGATTATCGGATTTTCTTGCTGGATGGTGATTCCTATTCGTGCAACTGCGAATCCGCCGATGAACCTTAACAATCCCGACAACGCGATCGGAATGCTCGATTACTACAATCGGGAACAATACGGAGACTGGCCGACTTCTTACGGACAAAATTACACCGCATACCTCGATGCGAACGGAATTCAGAAAAATGATGACGGAAGCTACAAGAGTGAAAAAACTGGTGATGTTTACGAAAAAGACGATCAAACCGGAACCTACAGAAAAGTGGGTGAACGTTTTAATTATGTGTTCAGCAAAGATCACGTGAGCTTCTTGCCGAGAATGTTTAATGAAGATAAAACCGTAATGGAAAACTATATCTCCATGTACGGAGCGCCGGATTTCTCCTTTAATTATGCAAATGAGGATGTCGCCGATAATCCGGAAGCAAAGAAGATTTTCGATGACCTCCGCAAGAAATATGAGGACGGAACCATCAAAGCCGCAGATTACCTCAAGGTAAAACCTTATAATTTAATTAATGTGCAAAGACCTTCGCTCGCGCAGAATTTGGATTATTTCTTCACTTTTCAGAACGGGTATTACTTCGTGCGTTACCTGATGTGGAACTTTGTCGGAAGACAGAACGATCTGGAAGGAAATATGGAAAACAACCGTGGAAACTGGATTTCAGGGATTTCGTTCATCGACAATGCATTGTGGGGCGATCAAAGTAAAATGCCGGGAGCTTTCAAAAATGAATCGACAGTGAAATTCTTCTTCCTGCCTCTGATTCTTGGGTTGATCGGTTTCTTCTTCCAGATTAACCGAGATTTCGGAAGATTCTATGCGATACTCTCACTTTTCATTCTTACCAGTGTCGGAATTATTTTCTATACCGGAGTAAAACCTTTTGAAGTTCGTGAACGAGACTACGCCATGGTCGGTTCCTTCTACGCTTTTGCGATATGGATTGGTTTGGGAGCGGGAGCTTTGCTGTGGTTTCTTCAGGATAAAGTAAAATCGAACGCCGTCACTATCGTGGCGGGAATCGTACTCCTCGGAATTCCTTTAATGATGGGATTCCAGAACTATAATCCGCACGATAGAAGTAACCGGTATGCAGCTTACGATTACGCATATTCAACGCTAAAGTCTTTACCGAAAAACGACATCCTTTTCGTTTATGGCGATAACGACACCTATCCGATTTGGGGAATGCAGGAAACTTCCGGAATGCGTCCTGATGTAAAAGTGGTCAACTTTACCTTGCTTTCCACACCTTGGAATATTGACCAAGTGAAGCGAAGAACCTACGACGCAATGCCGGTTCCTTCCACTTTGGTGCATGAAGAATATCGTGATGGAAGCAATGACCAGATCTACATGATGAGCAAGGACGACTGGCAAAATATTTTTGCAAACCTGAAAGATGCAGGAGCGCCTGATACTGAATTTGCCGAGTTCAGAAAATTCCTCACACAGGATTCGATGACGATGAAGGAGGCGGTGAACTTCCTGAAACATAAATCTGCCGGAAAAGACGAAATCCTGAAAATGCTTTTCGGAGAGGCGAAATATGAAAAATTCAATTTCTTGCCGGTTTCTAATTTCATTCTTCCAGTAAACAAAGAAAATGCGGTGAAAGCTGGAATTATCGATGCAAAAGATCTTTCGCAAACCGTGGATCAAATTCTTATTAGATACAAAAGCAACAGCATGTTCAAAAACAATATGATGTTGCTCGATATATTGGCAAACTTCGATTGGAAGCGGCCAATTAATTTTTCATCTGGAGGAATTTATGATGAGGAGAATATTTTCTTTTTGGGGGATTATCTTCAGTACGACGGGTTCAGTTACCGATTGGTGCCGATTAAGACTCCGGAATGTGAAGACGGCGAAATGGGAAGGGTAGATGCGGAATCGCTTTATAATATTGTGAAAAATTTCAAATGGGGTAATTTCAAAGATTTGAATGTACACTTCGACGAAACCTGCACCCAAAACATTGTGAGCTACAGAAGTTCGGCAAGTCGCGCTGCAGAAGCGCTTTCGCTTGCAGGGCAAAAAGCCAAAGCGATTGAAGTATTGGATTTGGCTTCCAGAGAAATTCCGGTTCAGAAATACAACGATCCGCGTTCACTGAGCTCGATTGTTTACGGCTACATCGTTTCCGGTCAGGAAGAGAAAGGGTTGAAACTTGCTGAAGAACTGAAAAAAGGAATCTTCGAAGAATACGATTATTACACTTCACTTTCTCCTAATGAGCAGCGGTTTGTTGGAAGACAGATGCGCAAAAAACCTGTTGAATATTCGTTAGTTACTGCCGCAGTTTCCGATGCTTACGACAAAATCGGGCAGAAAGACAAAGGATACGACTATCTTGTAAAATCGTTGCAGCCGATCGACTCGCGCTTCAATAATTTCATAAAGGCACTCCAAACGATGGGCAAAGAGAAAGCATACAACGAGGTTGAGAATGTACAGAAGATTACACCGTTTTACACTTATCTTTTTGATGTGATGACTCCTTACGATTCCACGTACGCTAAGGAAAAAGAGGAGCAGATTACGAATGCGATTATCAAGGCAACGCAATAG
- a CDS encoding type II toxin-antitoxin system RelE/ParE family toxin has product MQNWSIKEIESFENRFDTLLERLKDHTLICPKSRLLNYRKCLIDRNNSLIYQEVNNKIFLITIVDNRSRHI; this is encoded by the coding sequence TTGCAAAACTGGTCGATCAAAGAAATCGAATCTTTTGAGAACAGATTCGACACTTTACTAGAAAGACTGAAAGACCATACCTTAATTTGCCCCAAGTCGAGACTGCTCAATTACCGAAAGTGCCTTATTGACAGGAATAATTCTTTGATTTATCAGGAAGTTAACAACAAGATTTTTCTGATCACAATTGTTGATAACAGAAGTAGGCACATCTAA
- a CDS encoding DUF1697 domain-containing protein, translated as MKNKSRFCAFLRGVNVNGTAMKMAEVCKVFSDAGMEEVSSVLATGNILFTSDRKVSDLKPMLEKAMSQHFNYEAFLFIKERSEVLEIFEKVPFESSRENHIYVFVGTSSVENTLMEEFIKSNPQDNEKAEISGNTFYWQIPKGNTLDSAFGKILGRKSLKDQMTSRNINTLEKIVKKL; from the coding sequence ATGAAAAACAAATCCCGTTTCTGTGCTTTTCTTCGTGGCGTTAATGTGAACGGAACTGCGATGAAGATGGCTGAAGTCTGCAAAGTTTTTTCTGATGCGGGAATGGAGGAGGTCTCTTCAGTTTTGGCGACAGGAAATATCCTGTTTACTTCCGACAGGAAAGTTTCGGATTTGAAACCAATGCTTGAAAAGGCAATGTCGCAACATTTCAATTATGAAGCATTCCTTTTCATTAAAGAGAGATCAGAAGTCCTTGAAATTTTTGAGAAAGTTCCTTTCGAAAGTTCACGAGAAAACCATATCTATGTTTTTGTTGGAACAAGCAGCGTTGAAAATACTTTAATGGAAGAATTCATAAAATCCAATCCACAGGATAATGAGAAAGCTGAAATCAGTGGGAATACTTTCTACTGGCAAATTCCTAAAGGAAACACCTTAGACTCCGCTTTCGGGAAAATCCTTGGCAGAAAGTCTCTGAAAGACCAAATGACTTCCCGCAACATCAATACTTTAGAAAAGATTGTGAAGAAACTATAA
- a CDS encoding PLP-dependent cysteine synthase family protein produces the protein MTNVHENILGLIGNTPMVKLNTVTQNIPGTVYAKLESYNPGHSTKDRIAIHIIEAAEEKGLLKPGSTVVETTSGNTGFSIAMVCIIKGYKCILAVSDKTKPEKIAYLKALGATVYICPANVPANDPKSYYEVAKRIAAETPGSIYINQYFNELNIDAHYRTTGPEIWEQTGGKITHLIACTGTGGTLSGSAKFLKEKNPDIKVIGVDADGSILKTFHETGQVNKDDVHPYQIEGMGKNLIPSALLFDQVDEFVRVNDEMSAYRTREIALKEAIMGGYTTGAVIQGLLQYANSHEIKKDDVVVAIFPDHGSRYITKVYSDKWMAEQGFINNCVHNYDEVFKTELIK, from the coding sequence ATGACTAATGTTCACGAAAACATTCTTGGCTTAATTGGCAATACGCCGATGGTAAAACTGAATACAGTTACACAAAATATTCCTGGAACGGTTTACGCAAAATTAGAGTCTTACAACCCAGGACATTCTACCAAAGATAGAATCGCAATCCATATTATAGAAGCTGCGGAAGAAAAAGGTTTATTGAAACCGGGTTCTACCGTAGTAGAAACAACCTCTGGAAATACCGGATTCTCCATTGCTATGGTTTGCATCATCAAAGGTTACAAATGTATTCTCGCAGTAAGCGACAAGACTAAACCTGAGAAGATTGCCTATTTAAAAGCATTAGGAGCAACAGTTTATATTTGTCCGGCGAATGTTCCGGCAAACGATCCTAAATCATATTACGAAGTTGCGAAAAGAATCGCTGCTGAAACGCCAGGTTCAATCTATATCAACCAATATTTCAACGAACTGAATATCGATGCGCATTACCGTACAACTGGTCCCGAAATCTGGGAGCAAACTGGCGGAAAAATCACGCATCTTATCGCCTGTACCGGAACTGGTGGAACTTTATCTGGTTCCGCAAAATTCCTCAAAGAAAAAAATCCGGATATTAAAGTAATCGGTGTTGATGCGGATGGTTCTATTTTGAAAACTTTCCACGAAACCGGGCAAGTCAATAAAGACGATGTTCATCCTTACCAAATCGAGGGAATGGGGAAAAACTTAATTCCTTCTGCCCTGCTTTTCGATCAGGTTGACGAATTTGTGAGAGTTAATGATGAAATGTCTGCATACAGAACCCGGGAAATCGCTTTGAAAGAAGCCATAATGGGTGGTTACACAACTGGTGCCGTAATTCAAGGACTTTTGCAGTATGCAAATTCGCATGAGATTAAGAAGGATGATGTAGTGGTTGCTATTTTTCCAGACCACGGTTCAAGATACATCACCAAAGTGTACAGCGACAAGTGGATGGCTGAACAGGGATTCATCAACAACTGCGTACACAATTACGACGAGGTTTTCAAAACCGAATTGATTAAATAG
- a CDS encoding M42 family metallopeptidase, translating into MKFEKKSIKFLEEYLNTASPTGYEHNGQKVWMNYIKPYVDKIEFDHYGTCYGIINPEADFKVVIEAHADEISWYVNYITDDGLIYVIRNGGSDQMIAPSKIVNIHGEKGIVRGVFGWPAIHTRIGAEKETTPKIENIFIDCGAKSKKEVEDLGIFVGTMITYPDEFFELNDRYLVCRALDNRIGGFMIAEVARLLKENKKKIPFGLYVTNSVQEEVGLYGADMIADTIKPNIAIITDVTHDTSTPMIEKKKEGDQKCGDGPVIFYAPSIHHNLRELIVDTAKSKKIPFQRAAASRATGTDTDAFAHANGGTPSALISLPLRYMHTTVEMVDKQDVANVIQLIYETLLKIKPDMNLKYH; encoded by the coding sequence ATGAAATTCGAAAAAAAATCAATTAAATTTTTAGAAGAATATTTAAATACTGCTTCACCCACCGGTTACGAACACAACGGCCAGAAAGTGTGGATGAACTACATCAAACCTTATGTCGATAAAATCGAGTTCGACCATTACGGAACCTGCTATGGAATCATCAATCCCGAAGCAGATTTCAAAGTGGTTATCGAAGCTCACGCCGATGAAATCTCATGGTACGTGAATTATATTACCGATGACGGTTTAATCTATGTCATCAGAAACGGCGGTTCCGACCAGATGATCGCTCCATCGAAAATTGTCAATATTCATGGTGAAAAAGGAATTGTGAGAGGAGTTTTTGGTTGGCCTGCAATCCACACTAGAATCGGTGCCGAAAAAGAAACTACGCCAAAAATCGAGAATATCTTCATCGACTGTGGTGCGAAATCCAAAAAAGAAGTTGAAGATTTGGGGATTTTTGTGGGAACGATGATCACCTATCCCGACGAATTTTTCGAGCTTAACGATCGATATTTGGTTTGCCGAGCTTTAGACAATCGCATCGGTGGATTTATGATTGCAGAAGTTGCCCGACTTCTAAAAGAAAACAAAAAGAAAATTCCGTTTGGTCTGTATGTGACCAATTCGGTGCAGGAAGAGGTCGGACTTTACGGCGCCGATATGATTGCAGATACCATCAAACCGAATATCGCGATTATTACCGATGTGACGCACGATACTTCCACGCCGATGATTGAGAAGAAAAAGGAAGGCGACCAAAAATGTGGCGACGGTCCCGTAATTTTCTACGCACCAAGCATTCACCACAATCTGCGCGAATTGATTGTAGATACTGCAAAATCCAAAAAAATTCCTTTCCAGAGAGCAGCTGCAAGCAGAGCGACAGGAACCGATACCGACGCTTTCGCCCATGCCAACGGCGGAACTCCTTCAGCTTTGATCTCACTTCCGTTAAGATATATGCACACCACCGTAGAAATGGTCGATAAACAGGACGTTGCAAATGTAATCCAACTGATTTACGAAACGCTCCTGAAGATTAAACCTGATATGAATTTGAAATACCATTAA